The Candidatus Accumulibacter similis genome has a segment encoding these proteins:
- a CDS encoding TraU family protein — MKSVRELALGLLLLCLGGPGFVAATPTCTGRFANPITDICWRCMLPIRFGGAALLSMGQEDTPNPGGSPICTCPSKGRIGFKVSFWEPVRRVDVVRRPFCLSSLGGLELDPGFDAPRGSRFSQDSTATSSFYHAHWYVDPVLIWLEAIFDNACLEPGGFDIAYLTELDPLWHDDELTFLLNPEVALFGNLPARAACAADCVAASAGFPLNSLFWCAGCQGSLYPLNGNVQAHIGGVQASSLEMTRLIAKMHREGLMWAAAGEDGLCGYYPQPIMDKTGYKYHMLYPVPQTARIDGKCCQPLGRSTIRWGAGREFPFEGEDFAYMVFRKRNCCQGAF; from the coding sequence GAACTGGCGCTCGGCCTGCTGCTCCTTTGCCTCGGCGGTCCCGGCTTCGTCGCGGCGACGCCAACCTGCACCGGTCGCTTCGCCAACCCGATCACCGACATCTGCTGGCGCTGCATGCTGCCGATCCGCTTCGGCGGCGCGGCCCTGTTGTCGATGGGACAGGAAGACACGCCGAATCCCGGCGGCTCGCCGATCTGCACCTGTCCGTCGAAGGGGCGCATCGGCTTCAAGGTGAGCTTCTGGGAGCCGGTGCGGCGCGTCGATGTCGTTCGCCGTCCGTTCTGCCTGAGCAGCCTCGGCGGGCTCGAACTCGATCCCGGCTTCGACGCGCCGCGCGGCTCGCGTTTCAGCCAGGACAGCACCGCGACCTCGTCCTTCTATCACGCGCACTGGTACGTCGATCCGGTCCTGATCTGGCTCGAAGCGATCTTCGACAATGCCTGCCTGGAGCCGGGCGGCTTCGATATCGCCTATCTCACCGAACTCGACCCACTGTGGCACGACGACGAGCTGACCTTCCTGCTCAATCCCGAGGTCGCGCTCTTCGGCAACCTGCCGGCGCGTGCCGCCTGTGCCGCCGACTGCGTGGCAGCCAGCGCCGGCTTCCCGCTGAACAGCCTGTTCTGGTGTGCCGGCTGCCAAGGCAGTCTCTATCCGCTCAACGGGAATGTCCAGGCACACATCGGCGGCGTCCAGGCATCGAGCCTGGAAATGACCCGCCTGATCGCCAAGATGCACCGCGAGGGACTGATGTGGGCGGCTGCCGGCGAGGACGGTCTCTGTGGCTACTACCCGCAGCCGATCATGGACAAGACCGGCTACAAGTACCACATGCTGTATCCGGTTCCCCAGACCGCGCGCATCGACGGCAAGTGCTGCCAGCCGCTCGGCCGATCGACGATCCGCTGGGGCGCCGGGCGGGAGTTTCCGTTCGAGGGTGAGGATTTCGCGTACATGGTCTTCCGCAAGCGCAACTGTTGTCAGGGGGCGTTCTGA